The proteins below are encoded in one region of Clostridium estertheticum:
- a CDS encoding glycosyltransferase, whose translation MERLILFDTEGEKGHNWFYNYSILLGLKNSRFNIKYITCISDQNKIKIIEENRIDFENTYVKEKEVTTTERFKEKKILKAVKNNIKEKLIYKNSKIKLIYTELCDLKVVLTNKNKIEQVKKVIVNSEKGDMASVHFLTLDYIIYDLFFLCIKDKFFIHKKNKTRITATLHWAPNTFLKCFIIKYLLKHGYITKLIVHGDFIRRSMINKLGIQCENFICNIPYPVSSSEVKSKDTCINKIGLKDRSGPFLLCFGGTRYEKGLDLMLEACKFIKSPFTLIIAGEEGEITKDFINNKIKELCLEDKIFLNLKYIGDELLPYYFSVSDIVVLPYRKTFTGQSGPLTEGINYNKIVIAPNINELGYIVSKYNVGKAFNCEDVEDLAMTIEYCVKSIAKLKGNFINGQEMFKEDTNISKFKSNYKDFFYSL comes from the coding sequence ATGGAACGTCTTATATTATTTGATACTGAAGGAGAGAAAGGTCATAATTGGTTCTATAATTATAGTATATTATTAGGTTTAAAAAATTCAAGGTTCAATATTAAATATATAACATGTATATCAGATCAAAACAAAATAAAGATAATAGAAGAAAATAGAATTGATTTTGAAAACACTTATGTTAAAGAAAAAGAAGTTACAACTACAGAGCGATTTAAGGAGAAGAAGATTTTAAAGGCTGTGAAGAATAATATTAAAGAAAAATTAATATATAAAAATTCGAAAATAAAGTTAATATATACAGAATTGTGTGATTTGAAAGTTGTATTAACGAATAAAAACAAGATAGAACAAGTTAAAAAAGTTATTGTCAATTCTGAAAAAGGCGATATGGCAAGCGTTCATTTTTTAACTTTGGATTATATTATTTATGATCTATTCTTTTTATGTATAAAAGATAAATTTTTTATACATAAAAAGAATAAAACAAGGATAACTGCTACATTGCATTGGGCACCAAATACTTTTTTAAAGTGCTTTATAATTAAATATCTATTAAAACACGGGTATATTACTAAACTTATAGTTCATGGTGATTTCATAAGAAGAAGTATGATAAACAAACTGGGTATTCAGTGTGAAAATTTTATTTGTAACATACCGTACCCAGTATCTTCGAGTGAAGTAAAGTCAAAGGATACTTGTATTAATAAGATTGGACTGAAAGACCGCAGTGGACCATTTCTCTTATGCTTTGGTGGAACAAGATATGAAAAGGGTTTGGATTTAATGTTAGAAGCATGCAAGTTTATAAAATCTCCATTTACTTTGATAATTGCTGGTGAAGAGGGGGAAATTACAAAAGATTTTATAAATAATAAAATAAAAGAATTATGTTTAGAAGATAAAATTTTTCTCAACCTTAAATATATCGGAGATGAATTACTTCCATATTATTTTTCTGTAAGTGACATTGTTGTATTACCATACAGAAAGACATTTACAGGTCAAAGTGGACCATTAACTGAAGGTATAAATTACAATAAAATAGTCATAGCTCCTAATATAAATGAATTAGGATATATTGTTAGTAAGTATAATGTTGGGAAAGCATTTAATTGCGAAGATGTTGAGGACCTTGCTATGACAATAGAATATTGTGTTAAAAGTATTGCTAAGTTAAAGGGTAATTTTATTAATGGACAAGAAATGTTTAAAGAAGATACAAATATATCTAAATTTAAATCCAACTATAAAGATTTTTTTTATAGTTTATAA
- a CDS encoding glycosyltransferase family 2 protein — protein sequence MNKVCICICTYKRTDYLRKLLESLKKMIINNNEQLELQLIVVDNDKDATALPIVLELNFIELKIMYEVESNKGISYARNKCIELALKEGSDFISFVDDDEFVSENWIYELVDTTIKFNADIVAGPVVRVLPENSPNWIKSKIFDAKRLNTGGLMDSCASGNVIFKTEIIINENIRFDLMYSLTGGEDTKFFMKLKKLGYIIIFSDEAIVYEWVPNNRVKLNYILKRRFTDAINFVHIEKELQKKHLLYLRPFKAIIRLLKGLILFIFSLLRGSSYTIKALIIIVESFGHFVGFFSKISIKNY from the coding sequence ATGAATAAAGTCTGTATATGTATATGTACTTATAAGAGAACTGATTATCTAAGAAAATTATTAGAGAGTCTTAAAAAAATGATCATAAACAATAATGAACAGTTGGAACTCCAGTTGATAGTTGTAGATAATGATAAAGATGCAACTGCACTACCTATTGTATTAGAACTAAATTTCATTGAACTGAAAATAATGTATGAAGTAGAATCCAATAAGGGAATATCATATGCTAGAAATAAGTGTATTGAATTAGCTTTGAAAGAAGGATCAGATTTTATTTCATTTGTTGATGATGATGAATTTGTATCTGAAAATTGGATTTATGAATTAGTTGATACAACTATAAAATTTAATGCGGATATTGTTGCAGGTCCTGTGGTTAGAGTATTACCAGAGAATAGTCCTAATTGGATAAAATCGAAAATATTTGATGCAAAAAGATTGAATACAGGTGGATTAATGGATAGCTGCGCTTCTGGTAATGTTATATTTAAAACAGAAATAATTATAAATGAGAATATTAGATTTGATTTAATGTATTCTTTAACCGGTGGGGAAGATACAAAGTTCTTTATGAAATTGAAAAAATTAGGTTATATAATAATATTCTCTGATGAAGCAATAGTTTATGAATGGGTGCCTAATAACAGAGTGAAATTAAATTATATATTGAAAAGAAGATTTACTGATGCAATAAATTTTGTGCATATTGAGAAGGAGCTTCAAAAAAAACATTTACTTTATTTAAGACCATTTAAAGCAATTATTAGATTATTGAAGGGACTAATTTTATTTATTTTTAGTTTGTTAAGAGGTTCTAGTTATACAATTAAGGCACTAATAATAATCGTAGAGTCTTTTGGTCACTTTGTTGGTTTTTTTTCGAAAATTTCAATAAAAAATTATTAA
- a CDS encoding lipopolysaccharide biosynthesis protein: MSLKKLNSKIDNVNLKLNLGKRSKNIFKNFSLNIIYKIIGVFLSVLTLPLLIDYLSVEKYGIWVTLVTILSWTSLFDIGIGNGLRNKLTICLSKNEITKGREYITTAYVSLSIIIIVITTIGIYIIPFIKWNKVFNTNALTQQQFIALTIVVFVLYMINFILSLCNSLYYSIQKAAMTGRTAVINNILVLISIIIIRRFQGSNLVLMATIYTLSGTISYIIITVLFFKERPELLPKLKYFNRNNIKYILNDGIKFFVIQIACIIIFTTDNMIITQVLGPQAVTSYNVTQKLFGIIGMTYTLMLTPLWSAYTEAYSQLDYLWIKKVINKLNYSMIAVIAGVIIVSLLSNTIIDLWIRKSIYPSRLLILLMGIYTIISTWNNIYAYFLNGIGALKVSLWLAIIGSIVNIPLSIYFAKNLGLGTSGVILGTIFSLLPSSFIQPIQSYVILNRLERSNKVKKNIYNME; encoded by the coding sequence ATGTCATTAAAAAAGTTGAATTCTAAAATAGACAATGTTAATTTAAAATTAAATTTAGGAAAAAGAAGTAAAAATATATTTAAGAATTTTTCTTTAAATATAATATATAAAATTATAGGCGTCTTTCTCAGCGTTCTTACATTGCCATTACTAATAGATTATTTAAGTGTAGAAAAATATGGAATATGGGTAACTTTAGTTACAATATTATCATGGACAAGCTTGTTTGATATAGGAATAGGAAATGGGTTAAGAAACAAATTAACTATTTGCCTTTCTAAAAATGAAATAACCAAAGGAAGGGAATACATCACAACAGCATATGTTTCATTATCAATAATAATTATAGTTATTACAACTATTGGTATATACATAATACCTTTTATAAAGTGGAATAAAGTATTTAATACAAATGCATTAACCCAGCAGCAATTTATTGCATTAACTATTGTTGTATTTGTATTGTATATGATTAATTTTATATTATCATTATGCAATTCTTTATATTATTCTATACAGAAGGCTGCGATGACTGGAAGGACGGCAGTTATAAATAATATATTAGTGCTAATATCAATAATTATTATAAGGAGGTTTCAGGGAAGTAATCTTGTATTAATGGCAACAATTTATACTTTGTCTGGTACAATATCATATATTATCATAACTGTTTTATTTTTCAAAGAAAGACCTGAACTATTACCTAAATTAAAATATTTCAATAGGAATAATATAAAGTACATTTTAAATGATGGAATAAAATTTTTCGTTATTCAAATAGCTTGCATTATAATTTTTACAACTGATAATATGATTATTACGCAGGTTTTAGGACCTCAAGCAGTAACATCGTATAATGTTACTCAAAAGCTATTTGGAATAATTGGAATGACGTATACATTAATGTTGACGCCTTTATGGTCAGCATACACTGAAGCATATTCTCAACTGGATTATTTGTGGATAAAAAAAGTTATAAATAAGCTGAATTATTCAATGATCGCTGTTATTGCCGGAGTTATTATAGTAAGTTTATTATCTAATACTATTATTGATTTATGGATTAGAAAAAGTATATATCCATCTAGATTACTTATATTATTGATGGGAATATATACGATAATTTCAACATGGAACAATATATATGCATATTTTTTGAATGGAATTGGTGCGTTAAAAGTATCATTATGGTTGGCTATTATTGGTAGTATTGTTAATATTCCTTTATCAATATATTTTGCTAAAAACTTAGGATTAGGTACTTCCGGAGTTATATTAGGCACCATCTTTTCGTTATTACCAAGTTCATTTATACAACCAATACAAAGTTATGTAATATTAAATCGGTTGGAAAGAAGTAATAAAGTTAAAAAAAATATATATAATATGGAATAA
- a CDS encoding O-antigen ligase family protein: MKVYLIIISIIFSIIIFIQSINFLDKEKNHRTIRIIMISITNVLIFLIPVYGILHLTNKIQYLILIYSAFILTKKILRPINIKNIKFLFPIIILLICCFISIFFAFNKNEAINLFFKLFGYIGYIIIIMHLYKDYNSKLLIIKSVKLSSVFIIITGAYQLILNTSNIGLYSYYNPNTNDVRISMIFNDSLEAAVFTSIIITFILCELLNNKRSKILKLYDYLLIIILFGLLIETGSRTTLTSIAIAFFIFFILINLIKNHKIKFYMKVSLISTLILLGSNYAIQKLWQLDIFKRFLYVEKSIGVRSKFWNGAFEMFRDNIWGVGLGNFKYHALMYIPSSMAVFVFNNIKVVTTHAENTYLTILAEIGIVGFLTYLYIIIRSIIKAIKNLFKNKKTQNNNIFPILIIISLNVILINNMTTYFNDSQAIMSLFWIIIGLSSDTICTEKVSISSSRAPTKGLT; encoded by the coding sequence ATGAAAGTATACTTAATTATAATATCCATTATTTTTTCAATTATTATATTTATTCAGTCTATTAATTTTTTAGATAAAGAAAAAAATCATAGAACAATTAGGATAATTATGATATCTATAACGAACGTATTAATTTTTTTAATACCTGTATATGGAATTTTACATTTAACTAATAAAATACAATATTTGATTTTAATATATTCAGCATTTATTTTAACTAAGAAGATTCTTAGACCAATCAATATCAAAAATATAAAGTTCTTATTTCCAATTATAATATTATTAATTTGTTGTTTTATAAGCATATTCTTTGCATTTAACAAAAATGAAGCCATAAATTTATTTTTTAAATTATTTGGATATATTGGATATATAATTATTATTATGCATTTATATAAAGATTACAATAGTAAGTTATTAATAATAAAATCTGTAAAGTTATCTTCTGTTTTTATTATAATTACAGGTGCTTATCAATTAATTTTAAATACATCAAATATAGGATTATATTCGTATTACAATCCTAATACAAACGATGTAAGAATAAGCATGATATTTAATGATTCACTAGAAGCGGCTGTGTTCACTTCAATAATAATAACCTTTATTCTTTGTGAATTATTAAACAATAAAAGAAGCAAAATTTTGAAATTATATGATTATTTATTAATAATAATTTTATTTGGTTTATTAATAGAAACGGGATCAAGAACTACATTGACATCTATAGCTATTGCATTCTTCATATTTTTCATTTTAATTAATCTAATTAAGAATCATAAAATAAAATTTTATATGAAAGTGTCTTTAATATCAACATTAATTTTATTGGGTTCGAATTATGCTATACAAAAATTATGGCAATTAGATATATTTAAAAGATTCTTATATGTAGAAAAGTCTATTGGAGTAAGAAGTAAATTTTGGAATGGTGCATTTGAAATGTTTAGAGATAATATTTGGGGTGTTGGATTAGGTAATTTTAAGTATCATGCTTTAATGTATATTCCAAGTTCTATGGCAGTTTTTGTGTTCAATAATATAAAAGTGGTTACTACTCATGCTGAGAATACATATCTTACTATATTGGCAGAGATAGGCATAGTAGGATTCTTGACTTATTTATACATAATAATAAGATCAATAATAAAAGCTATAAAAAATTTATTTAAAAATAAAAAAACACAAAATAATAATATATTTCCTATATTAATTATAATATCACTTAATGTGATATTAATAAATAATATGACAACATATTTTAATGATTCACAGGCAATAATGAGTTTATTTTGGATTATTATTGGACTATCAAGTGATACTATTTGCACTGAAAAGGTATCAATTTCTTCTTCGAGAGCACCCACAAAGGGACTAACCTAA
- a CDS encoding glycosyltransferase family 4 protein, with the protein MKLLYDYQIFQMQKFGGISRVFFEVMNRMKKENYAEIDLSLLFNENYYIRQSSKTFNLVNIPNNLNIKGKTSLLNLINKSYSINKIKKDKYDVFHPTYYDTYFLKYLNNKPFVLTVHDMIHERYDDVAKEDFNTISNKKILISKASSIIAISENTKRDIINTYNVDANKIKVIYWANSLTWEEPIEHPDKYLLYVGQRGGYKNFLNFARAMRGLIQKDPCLYIICSGGGPFRGEEIEVLSNLNILSKFKQTNISDGQLVTLYKNALAFIYPSLYEGFGIPILESFSCGCPAIISNTCCFQEVAQDAALYFNPYSIEDIEEKINRLLTDRALRKSLIHKGKLRNSDFSWSKTVKETYNVYNSLK; encoded by the coding sequence ATGAAATTGTTATATGATTATCAGATTTTTCAAATGCAAAAGTTTGGTGGAATTTCACGGGTTTTCTTTGAGGTTATGAATAGAATGAAAAAAGAAAATTATGCAGAAATAGATCTTAGTCTACTATTTAATGAAAATTATTATATTAGGCAGAGTTCGAAAACTTTTAATTTAGTAAACATACCTAACAACTTAAACATTAAAGGGAAAACAAGTTTATTAAATTTAATTAATAAAAGTTATAGCATTAATAAAATTAAAAAAGATAAATATGATGTATTTCATCCAACATATTATGATACTTACTTTTTGAAGTATTTAAACAATAAGCCATTTGTTTTAACTGTACATGACATGATACATGAGAGGTATGATGATGTTGCTAAGGAAGATTTTAATACTATTAGTAATAAAAAAATATTAATTAGTAAAGCAAGTTCCATAATAGCTATATCAGAAAACACTAAACGAGATATTATTAATACTTATAATGTAGATGCAAACAAAATAAAAGTAATCTATTGGGCAAATTCACTGACTTGGGAGGAACCAATTGAACATCCCGATAAATATTTACTATATGTTGGGCAGAGAGGTGGGTATAAAAATTTTTTGAACTTTGCAAGGGCAATGAGAGGATTAATACAAAAGGATCCTTGTTTATATATAATTTGTTCGGGTGGGGGACCTTTTAGAGGTGAAGAAATAGAAGTCTTATCAAATTTAAATATTTTATCAAAATTTAAACAAACCAATATTAGTGACGGACAGTTAGTTACTTTGTATAAAAATGCATTAGCTTTCATATATCCATCATTATATGAAGGCTTTGGAATTCCTATATTAGAATCATTTTCATGTGGATGTCCTGCTATAATTAGTAATACATGTTGCTTTCAAGAAGTAGCACAAGATGCAGCATTATATTTCAATCCTTATAGTATTGAGGATATAGAAGAAAAAATTAATAGACTATTAACCGACCGAGCACTAAGGAAATCATTAATACATAAGGGAAAACTAAGGAATAGTGATTTTTCGTGGAGTAAGACGGTTAAGGAAACTTACAATGTTTATAATAGCTTGAAGTAA
- a CDS encoding polysaccharide deacetylase family protein, whose amino-acid sequence MNSYIKNVFMFSSPFILIFESILNKFLNNNCIVLCLHMYPDSYGNFDEINLKKNIKYLKENCNVVSLDEIFNMISNNSNIPNRTVAVTIDDAKQSFYIHGYPILKKFEIPFTLGIIPGLIENNERSYFVSKLMRMAGHKFYLEHQEMLYRINNYFQLKNLKKAASFNEVYEEIKYLNDEDIQEAIKYMKIPDDDFISWETLKIMQSNKNIKFACHTMSHPFLEFSRGDWLSFELEESKWLIENNLKINVDTFILPYGNSENYSPELDNELTRLRYKYVLYTERGYISKDTNKFKIPRMGGEVKFNLFKVFTSASLCRVIFRRKFI is encoded by the coding sequence ATGAATAGTTATATTAAAAATGTATTTATGTTTTCATCTCCATTTATATTAATATTTGAATCAATATTAAATAAATTTTTGAATAATAATTGTATAGTGTTATGTCTACATATGTATCCAGATAGTTATGGAAATTTTGATGAAATAAATTTAAAAAAAAATATTAAATATTTGAAAGAAAATTGTAATGTAGTATCTTTAGATGAAATTTTTAATATGATTTCTAATAATTCTAATATACCAAATAGAACAGTTGCAGTAACAATAGACGATGCTAAACAGTCATTTTATATACATGGGTATCCAATATTAAAGAAATTTGAGATACCATTTACACTTGGAATTATTCCGGGTCTTATAGAAAATAATGAAAGAAGTTATTTTGTTTCTAAATTGATGAGAATGGCTGGACATAAATTTTATTTAGAACATCAAGAAATGTTGTATCGTATAAATAATTATTTTCAATTAAAAAATTTAAAAAAGGCGGCTTCTTTTAATGAAGTTTATGAGGAAATTAAATATTTAAATGATGAGGATATTCAAGAAGCGATTAAGTATATGAAAATCCCAGATGATGATTTTATATCATGGGAAACATTGAAAATTATGCAATCAAATAAAAATATAAAGTTTGCATGTCATACAATGTCACATCCTTTTTTAGAATTTTCAAGAGGAGATTGGTTGAGCTTTGAATTAGAAGAATCAAAGTGGTTGATAGAGAATAATTTGAAAATTAATGTAGACACTTTTATATTACCTTATGGAAATTCTGAAAATTATTCACCAGAATTAGATAATGAGCTAACAAGGTTACGATATAAATATGTTTTATACACTGAAAGGGGTTATATATCAAAAGATACAAATAAATTTAAAATTCCAAGAATGGGTGGGGAAGTTAAATTTAATTTATTTAAAGTATTTACAAGTGCTAGCCTATGTAGAGTTATATTTAGAAGGAAATTCATATAA
- a CDS encoding right-handed parallel beta-helix repeat-containing protein, whose translation MKIIFKKYFFKFIVFILVTILLCSLIYIFYKPNSNINFYISTYGNDNSIGSKSHPFKTLEGARDAIRNTKKNTAIHKDIIVFFRGGNYFINKSIELEKIDSGNKQLSITYKSYKKEKVFFIGGYNLPNTDFKPLTDKTILDKFINKEAAKNILVADFSKYPMDFASSKEIISNAPELFYNNDPMTIARFPNYKFLSTGQVIKKTNDTINSFKYNGNEPLLWNRNKTILMSGYWFHNWSDSTIKVSTIDILNNIISSTTKLPYGIKEGQRFYFFNILEELDKAGEYYIDYDKKLLYFLPNSPIKNSKIQLSVLTAPFIQMTDVSNVTIEGITFENSRTTNIVINNGLNNKIKDCVIRNTSQNAISINGGTNNGVENCEVYNTGTGGLVITGGNRNTLTPCNNYASNNEIYNFSRIKKTYSAAINISGVGIIASHNSIHDAPHTAILFSGNDHLLEYNEIYNVATETDDVGAIYTGRDWTFRGNIIKYNYLHDIDNNIGNFNVSGIYLDDCMSSAEVYGNVFYKVKNPIFIGGGRDNIIENNIIVDCKTSINFDERGLTWDLNELYSNLSKVPYESDIWTNKYPELKYLLKNGSPGIPNNNVIENNLLYQTKMPSISDSVIKYGHVKNNICYDVNPGFVNSTKMDFRLSRNSIIFKENKNFKSIPFENIGRNVLTVIH comes from the coding sequence ATGAAAATTATCTTTAAGAAATATTTTTTTAAATTTATAGTGTTTATTTTAGTAACTATATTGTTATGCTCATTAATTTACATATTCTATAAACCTAACTCCAATATTAATTTTTATATATCAACTTATGGTAATGATAATAGTATCGGAAGCAAATCTCATCCTTTTAAAACTTTAGAAGGTGCAAGAGATGCCATCAGAAACACAAAAAAAAATACAGCAATTCATAAAGATATAATCGTATTCTTTCGTGGTGGCAACTATTTCATAAACAAAAGCATTGAACTAGAAAAAATTGATTCTGGTAATAAGCAATTATCCATAACCTACAAATCCTATAAAAAAGAAAAAGTATTTTTTATCGGAGGATACAATCTACCAAATACTGATTTTAAGCCACTCACTGATAAAACTATACTTGATAAATTTATAAATAAAGAGGCCGCAAAGAATATACTTGTTGCTGATTTTTCCAAATACCCTATGGATTTTGCTAGTAGTAAAGAGATCATAAGTAATGCTCCTGAGTTATTTTATAATAATGATCCAATGACCATAGCTCGATTTCCAAATTACAAATTTCTTTCTACAGGACAAGTTATTAAAAAAACCAATGACACAATAAATTCCTTTAAATATAATGGAAATGAGCCTTTACTTTGGAATAGAAATAAAACCATATTGATGAGTGGTTATTGGTTTCATAATTGGAGTGATTCTACTATTAAAGTTTCAACTATTGACATACTTAATAACATTATTAGCTCCACCACTAAATTACCTTATGGAATAAAAGAAGGACAGAGATTTTATTTCTTTAATATATTAGAGGAGCTTGATAAGGCTGGAGAATATTATATAGACTATGACAAGAAGCTTCTATACTTTCTTCCTAACTCCCCTATAAAAAATTCAAAGATACAATTATCAGTGCTTACTGCTCCATTTATCCAAATGACAGATGTATCAAATGTAACCATTGAAGGTATTACCTTTGAAAACAGCAGAACTACTAACATTGTAATCAACAATGGATTAAATAATAAAATTAAAGATTGTGTAATAAGAAATACTTCTCAAAATGCTATTTCTATTAATGGCGGAACAAATAATGGAGTAGAAAATTGTGAGGTTTATAATACTGGAACGGGTGGATTAGTTATTACTGGAGGTAATAGAAACACACTTACCCCCTGTAATAACTATGCATCAAATAATGAAATATATAATTTTTCAAGAATTAAGAAGACCTATAGTGCAGCTATTAATATCTCTGGCGTTGGAATAATTGCTTCTCACAATAGTATTCACGACGCACCCCATACTGCAATTTTATTTTCTGGTAATGATCATTTACTAGAATATAATGAAATATATAATGTAGCAACAGAAACAGACGACGTTGGCGCTATATATACTGGCAGAGATTGGACTTTTAGAGGAAATATAATTAAATATAATTATTTGCATGACATTGATAATAATATTGGGAATTTTAACGTGTCTGGGATCTATTTAGATGATTGCATGAGTAGTGCAGAAGTTTACGGAAATGTGTTTTATAAGGTTAAAAATCCAATTTTCATTGGAGGTGGAAGGGATAATATTATAGAAAACAATATAATTGTGGATTGTAAGACTTCTATTAACTTTGATGAAAGAGGGTTAACTTGGGATTTAAATGAATTATATTCAAACTTAAGTAAAGTTCCCTATGAAAGTGATATTTGGACTAATAAATATCCTGAACTTAAATACTTATTAAAAAATGGTAGTCCTGGTATTCCTAATAATAACGTTATTGAAAATAATTTGCTTTATCAAACTAAGATGCCCTCAATTTCCGACTCTGTTATTAAGTATGGACATGTTAAGAATAATATTTGCTATGATGTAAATCCTGGATTTGTAAATTCCACTAAAATGGACTTTAGATTGAGCAGAAATTCTATAATCTTTAAAGAAAATAAAAATTTTAAAAGTATTCCCTTTGAGAATATTGGTAGGAATGTTTTGACTGTTATTCATTGA
- a CDS encoding glycosyltransferase family 4 protein, which yields MKVCIITNIPSPYRVDLFNHLIDKSIYDINIIYSSKNEDNRFWKIDKVLLKNSSFLKSKTIKIRTKMDYKYIHIPFNIIAKLNDIKPDIVIGSEYNPTIVEAFIWCKLKKVKYISWSDGTLNSEKNINNIQLILRKLICREANALIASSTATKMAQLKYGAKEERIFISLLTVDINKYLIERDYSRSNKTPKLLYVGSLIKRKGLDLLFDAISLVNYEFVLNVVGEGEEIHNLEDQVQNLGIREKIKFLGYLQQNELKKLYAESDIFVLPTREDCFGLVILEAMCAGLPIICSKYADGVLDLICEGENGFIIEPYNSKQLANTIQNLLNNPEKIKAMGKSSYTRVGNFTLENVLKGFDGALKYVFKIESL from the coding sequence ATGAAAGTATGCATCATAACTAATATACCTTCACCATATAGAGTAGATTTATTCAACCATTTAATTGATAAAAGTATTTATGATATAAACATAATTTATTCTAGCAAAAATGAAGATAACAGATTTTGGAAAATTGATAAAGTTTTATTAAAAAATAGTTCATTTCTAAAATCAAAAACTATTAAAATTAGAACTAAGATGGATTACAAATACATTCATATACCTTTTAACATAATAGCAAAACTTAATGATATTAAACCTGATATAGTTATAGGCTCTGAATATAACCCTACTATAGTGGAAGCATTTATATGGTGTAAGCTAAAAAAAGTAAAATATATTAGTTGGTCTGATGGAACTTTAAATTCAGAGAAAAATATAAATAATATACAGCTAATATTAAGAAAATTGATTTGCAGGGAAGCGAATGCTCTTATAGCTAGTAGTACTGCCACTAAAATGGCTCAGCTTAAATACGGAGCTAAAGAGGAAAGAATATTCATTAGCTTATTAACTGTTGATATAAATAAGTACTTAATTGAAAGAGATTATAGTAGATCAAATAAAACACCTAAATTGTTATATGTTGGATCCTTAATAAAAAGAAAAGGATTGGATTTATTATTTGATGCAATAAGTTTAGTGAATTATGAATTTGTCTTAAATGTTGTTGGTGAAGGGGAGGAAATACATAACCTAGAAGATCAGGTGCAAAACCTTGGTATAAGAGAAAAAATAAAATTCTTGGGATACTTGCAGCAAAATGAGTTAAAGAAATTGTATGCTGAATCGGACATATTTGTATTACCAACTAGAGAGGATTGCTTTGGATTAGTTATATTAGAGGCAATGTGTGCTGGGCTACCTATAATATGCTCAAAATATGCTGATGGTGTTTTGGACTTGATTTGTGAAGGAGAAAATGGGTTTATTATTGAACCATATAATAGTAAGCAATTAGCTAATACAATACAAAATTTGCTTAATAATCCTGAAAAAATAAAAGCAATGGGTAAATCTTCGTATACAAGGGTTGGTAACTTTACATTGGAAAACGTTTTAAAAGGATTCGATGGTGCATTAAAATATGTTTTTAAAATAGAGTCACTATAA